A stretch of DNA from Anopheles nili chromosome 2, idAnoNiliSN_F5_01, whole genome shotgun sequence:
GCGTTGGCGGAAGATAGGAACAGATTCTTAGCGGCATTGGGACGCGCATTTGCGTTCGACGTTGCGATAGATGGTGCTTTCGAGCTGTTGCTGGGACCACTTCCGGTCGCATTTGACATCGCGTTGCCCGTTGCTGTAACTCCACCGCTTCCTGCTCCTCCGGCACTGCCGTTCGGGGCTTTGTTCAAGGAACCGAAAACGCTCTTTCCACCCTTCGCCGCcgggttgctgttgttggtggcaGCGGCagaggcagcagcagcggctgcggcagcagctgcagccgcGGCCGCAGCTGCTATTCCACCGGACGCCACAATGGCGGACATTGTTGGAGCGGGACCATTCGTAGGAATAATCGCTGTTGGCACAATCAACCCGCTTGTCGACTGCTGAGACGTTGTTGCCGTTGATGAGCCCACTTGACCAGATCCACTCGACGCACCCGTGGATGCACCGCCACTCGTAGACCCAGCAGAACCTGCAGCCGTCGATGAACCGTAGCTCTTCTGGGTCGTGgcactgctactgctgccgaCGTTGTGTTTCGGCAGCATCAGCAAAATGTCTACATCCGGATCCTTGATCAAGGTGACGATTAGTGAGTGGGCCTGTTTGGTCGCTTCCTGCGAACCCTTAATAGTGATCGACCGGTCACCCTGACTCTTGCCCTGCTTCTCCACCTCGATGTGTGCGCCAGTTGCGGCCCGAATTGCATTAATGTTGCTGCCTGCGCGACCGATCACTCTCGAAATGGCATGCACCGGTACCTGCACCTTGCGGCATTCCATTGGAGATGACGAGGAACCACTGCTGCCTCCACCTCCactactaccaccaccaccaccaccctgcTGTACGGAGCTCTTGCGAACGACTTCCTTCCAGCCTTCTTCACGCTTAACACCACCCGCGACGCCACCATTTGAggtctgttgttgttgcgacaTTGGGAGTCCACCAgccgacgatgacgaagcCGTCTGTTGTTGCTTCATCGGACTCGAAGAAGACACCTTCCCATGGTGTCCGTAATCGTCACTGTTCGTGGTGTTGTAGAACGTTTTGTTGCCGTGTGTTTTCTTACCACCGGAACCAGCCGCACCACCGCCGGTACCGTAGAAATCATCGCCCTGATCCGCTCCGTGCCGATTACCGGAACCAAACACTATGATCGACTTGCGACTTGCGGCAACGCCACCTTGTGACGACGCGTTCGACTGATGGTGATGCATCGGCGCTCCACCGGCTACACTACCGGCCgattgctgctggtgatggtggtcaCCTGCGGACGCTTTTTTGCCATCGTTTTTCACAACGCCTGCCGTCACCCCCGAGCGATCGTGATCCTTCGGTGCgacgttttccttttcaaccGTCTTGTCGCGCTTGTCACGCGCACCACTaagttgctgctgttgctgcagttcTTTGTCCTGCTGGCGTCGACTCTTTTCCTTCGAGTTTTTATCCTGCACCACAGTATTaacattgttgttgtttgacgTTGACGCCGAGGCACTCTCCGGGCTTTTCGATTGGCGGTTGTTCGAGACGTTGCTGCCTTGtgactgctgttgttgctgctgctgctgctgtccctGGTTTGACGTTTTGCCGCTTCCGGCAGCGTTAGCGACCGCTGCGGCCTTGGCAGCCCGTGCTGCACCGGCTGCATTCGTCGAGGCTATGGCACCCCGTGCCGTTTgggcctgctgctgttgctgttgttgctgctgcttgcgctttttgttgttcttcttctgttcGATGGCGTTGTTCGAGGACGATTTTACCTCGGAGCTCGAGCACGAACCAAGACTGTTGGCGTCGATGCCGGAATCACCTTCCTCCTGCACCTGGTACGGTATCGATATCGGACGATACTGATACAGCTGACCGTTGGTGccctgttgttgctgctggcgttGGTTATGGGACGAAGATGAGGCTGCGGACGAGTCTTTTCCTTTGTCCGCATCCTTATGCTTATCCTTCTCCCTGCCCTTGCCCTCCTTCTCTCGGTGTTGGGGTTTGCTGTGCACTTGCGAGGCTGCACCGCGGTTCTTGTTCTTGTTAGCCGACTGCTGCATGGCGGCCGAAAGAAGCAGCTCATCCTCGTCGTGCTCACTGTCGAcgtcctcttcctcttcctcctccttgTCATCATCggcttcctcctcttcttcctcttcgtcgTTGTTACCATCGCCGGCGGCACCGTCCTCACCCATTTCCAGCAAGCGCTGCTGCTCTCGCTTCTCCGCCCGGCGTCTCTTTTTGCGCTCCCTTCGCTTGGCCGCCGCCGCTTTGCGGCTTTCCTCACGCGACCGCTCGAGATCGAGCTCCTTCAGCAGAATGGAGGCGTTTATGTTGGCCTTCGTCGCCTGCTGATCCTTGGCGGCACGGATCACCTTCACGCAGTCGTGGCACTTTTCCAGCAGCTCCTGCTCGCTGATCGTGTTGATGTACCGCGTCATCTCCTGATCCGACGGGAACTGCGTCACCTGACCGACCATCCACTTCACCACCTTCGTGTGGCCCTTGCGGAACGCCGCCATCAGGCAGGACACCTTACGGTTGTCCTGCGAATCGATGTCTCCACCGGCACTGCAGAGCAGTTCCACCACGCCCAGGTGGCCACCGTTTGCTGCCAGCCACAGCGGTGAGttgccctttttgtttttcacctcAACGGCCGCGCCACGCGACAGGAGCAGCTCGACGAACTTCAGGTGACCCTTGTCGGCCGCGATGGTGAGAGCCGTATCGCGAGACGACGGAACCGGTGCGGCATTTACATCCGCACCCTTATCGAGTAGTACCCGACCGACGTCGATGTAGCCACCCGACGCCGCTTCCATCAACGGCGTGAGGCCCGTCTTGGCACGGTGCTCCACGTTGGCTTTACGATCCAGTAGTAGACTAACCACCTCGTGGCGCCCTTGGAAGCAAGCAAGCGTAAGCGCCGTGTTGCGGTTCGTTTCGATCTGTGCGTTTATGTCCGAGCCCATATCCAGCAACAGCTTAACTGCGGCCACGTGCCCATTCATGGCGGCAAGCATAAGCGGAGAAATGCCGAGCTTACTGCCGGTACGCGAGTTTATCTCCGCACcatgctgcagcagcagcttgatGATGTTCACGTAACCACCGCTCGCAGCCAGGCTTAGCGGCGTGTAATCGGACACGTTCCGGTGCTCCCGGTTGGCGTTCATGCTGAGCAGCAACTCGACCACCTCGTATCTTCCACCCGAGCAGGCCAACGAGAGCGGTGTGTCTTTAGTTCGTTCCGATTGGGCCTCAATTTCCGCTCCATTGCGAAGCAACGTATCCACCACTTTCTCGTGGCCAGCCGTGGCCGCCAATATCAGCGGGGTGAATCCCTTCTTGTCCTTGTGTTCGATGTTGGCACCTCGGGTGATCAACAGCTCGACCATATCCTCGTGACCGCCAGCACAAGCTAGCGTCAGCGCAGTATCATGATTGGAATCGGTCTCCGAATCCACGTCGATGGTTCGCTCCGACGCTACCGCACCGGCCTGAGCGGGCATTAGGCTATTGCCACCGTGAAACGGTTGCACGttgccacccggtggtggcacGTCCATTCCCCCACCGACTGACCGTCCCCCGTTCACGTTGTTGGCATCGAACTGGTAGTTTTGCATCTGTCCACCGCTCTGCTGCCCGGCCGGTGCATGGCGAACGGCCGGCACTGTAAGGCGGTTTTTCTCTTTACGGTTTTTGTCTCCCttctttccaccaccaccaccagctccgCCGCCGCCCATCttgccaccaccggcggcgGGAGCATTGGCTGGCTGGGTCGGTTCCATGAGTGCAAAATGCTGCGTTCTCACCAGGGGTGCCATTTCTTCTTCACCCCGCACGGAAGCGacctgttgctggtgttgagGCGTTTGAGTTGCAACCTGCATCTGCGCATGTTGCAAGCAatgctgttgttgcggttgctgctgctgtccttGAGCTTGAAGATGCTGCAACTGGTGTCCCTGGCTTTGGGTTTGCATATGTTGCATTTGCTGGCgtgcctgctgctggtgttgctgcaggGCCACGGAGCCAGAATGACCGGCGGCAACTAAACCCTGCGcatgcagctgctgttgcaacTGAGCGTGCTGAAGAgcggcagcagcggctgctgctgcagcatgcGGTTGCATTGCAGCAATGTTacattgttgctgttgctgctgctgctgctgttgctgctgctgttgaccgGTCACCTGCTGCGCAGACAaaggttgctgttgctgctgttggttgtTACTCGATAGCATCAGATTGTGATCATGCTGCTGTTGATCTTGTTGCGATGTTTGCTGCTGAGATTGCAGGGTAGGCAGTTGAAACAACAAATGCACTTGCGACGCTTTATCCGCATCGACATTAAACACCAACTTAGGTTGTTGTCCATCCGCACCGCTGGTCGCTGACTGGTGATGCAAcacggaaccggaagcggatGCCTGTGAAACGAATTCATAACCGATTGTGAAAATGAACACTATTCACTTTTAACGAACTACACGATCGATACTCTAGAGATCGATTATCTAGTACTTCAGCTTACCTGGTGAATTTGACTAAGAAGCTGAATCTGATCCATGGAGAATGGTTGTTGGGGATCGAAGGTCAATAGCTGACTGGCAGCCGTCTGTCCCTGGCGATAAGCACATTGCTCGTCGCCTACGGGCACCGTACTGCCGTCCTCTTCGACCGGCGACGACGTACCGGACGTGAGCTGGTTTTGATTGCCCGCCCAGCGCGTCTTGCAGAACGAATTTAATCCGATCAGATTCGCATACATGTCGATGTCTTGGCAACTGAAATTTGCGGCCATATCCTGTCGGGGAACAACGATGTGATTAGGATTCATGTTTTCATCATGCTATGGTCGTCTTCCAAATGCACCATTCTCTGCGGGGTATACTTACATGCAGCGCCATTGGCATATCGGGGCATCCGTTCAATACGTGGATTACGTCGTCAATGCTGTCAACCCACTCGTAGTTGTACATAGATTCCCGCGAGCCGTGTGCCTGCGTGACCGATCCATCCTCACCGTGGAAGGGCTCGAGCGTTTCATCGAGGGTGCGGTACATACGGCCGACACATTCCGTCATGCCGTCCGCATCAGATTCTTCGATGTTGAACACTGGCAGATGTTCTTCCCCTTCCTCTACGTACTGGTGACCATCGGCAGTGTCGCTGAGTTTGATTGGCTGTAAAAAGCGAAGTGGGTTAAGCTTTATGCATAGAACCATAATGCATATGCTTTGAATACTTACGTTACTTCCTCCCTTATGTTGGATAATGTTCTGCATGTGCTGATGCACCTGCACAAACTCCGGACCCGGCAGTATATCGGAACGGCTGAAGCTGCATAAGATACGCGACAATTCGGGATACTCAATATCTACGattagaaaaataacaaattattGTGTTAGTGATTTTGTGGACCACACGAGTGCAAAGCAACGTTGCACAAGTACAGCCCAATAAAACAACGGAGAGCATTTGATTTTAGTGGCAGAAAGGGCTCCAAAGAAGATGCAGAGTGGGGTTATAAGTGGGAGGGGAGGATATGCTGGGTAAAAAGGACGAAGGTCAGCTGTATCAAGCGCAGCTCGCTTAGTATTGCCCAATCCACCACCACTGTTGTTCGGTACACTACCGGCATTGGTCATCATCGTTGGCGGAGGTGAAGCAGGCGGATCAAGGTTCGATCCCGCACATCTGCTCATAGGTGGCGTTTCCGAGGGCGATTTAGTCGGATCGCCGAGTAACCGATGCGCGATCTTCAGCATGAGCTTCCGATCGACCATCGCAAACAGGTTGTACTGGTTGTCCGGATCGATGCTGGACACGGTTCCGCCGCTGTCGCCACTGGTACCTCCTTCTTCTCCACCAATGGCATTACCTTCTCCGGATCCTCCGTCTATTCCTTCGGCAGTGTTGTTGGCGCAACTGCCACTGGTcgtagtgctgctgctgtcgctactgttgctactgctactgctactgctgctgctaccgctgCTACTACTGGCGGCACTGATGCTAccactgctggtggtgcttcCGTCGccatcagcaccatcaccaccaccactgacGATGGCTtcgccaccagcaccaccacctccacacACGCCATTGCTTTCGCCGGTGGTCgctgtgctgctgctggctgtcGAGTTGTTGCTACTAGCTGCAgcgctgctgttgatgctgctggaCGAGCCACTTGCAGCGGTGCTGCTTGCGTTGCTGGCACTATCGCTGCCATCTGCAGCACCACAATCCGCAACCGTGCTGCCGCCGGCAATGGCAGTCACACCAGAAGACGCCGCGTCCAATCTGACAGACTCTCCGGTGGTAGCAGATGTGGTGCTTAAAGCGTTAGCCTGGCACTCTTTCGGTGCAGATGGCGCAGGGGATTCTTCCTTCGATTTGCTCTCGGCAGTATCATTGCCCACGCCAACAGTTGCACTTTTCGACGTGGCACTAGCGATGACCGTTGGATTCGAAGAGGACGCTTTAGGTACCGTAGTGCTAATGTTACCGCCAGTGGATATCATTGCGTTTGCATCACTAATCTGCATTTCATCGCTTGTGGCCATCATAGCGTTCTTTTCAGGAGCTTTGTCACCAGAGGAGGCGATGCCTTCCTGCGATAGTTGCTGATGCACGGATGTTGGTGTCGCTGTTGTTGCGGATGACTGTGACTGAAGATTCAAGTTCGCCATCGATTGCTGTAGCATTTGCACGTTCGGATCGGAACTCGGAATCACAGActgaaaggagaaaaaaacaataatggAATATTCGACTGTGCTGATGTTCAAGTTTAAAtttctgtaaaaaaaacattaaagaATAAAGTAACATTAGATGAAATTTCTTACCAAGTTGTTATAAATTGACACCATTGGATTCTGTTGCAGAACACTGTTGCTACCACCCCCTGCGGCCGTGTTAGTGCCTGCCAGAGGCCAGaatggttgctgctgctgaaccgATGCCGTGGCTGTTGCTACAGCCGCAGCTGCGGcggcagctgctgccgctgctgtttTGCGATTGTTCTTGGCATCTTTCTTAGAAACGGGCTTCACCTTTGGACGATCGCTGATGGCAGTGCTCTGAGAAACTTCTGATGGGGCTGTTAATGGTGTACCAGTGCCTGAACTGCCTGCGGCAACCAATGCACCAAGAGTCGATGAAGCCACACTGCTTACGGCTGCAACAGACCCGGCAACACTAGCAGCTACTGTGGCCAATTGCAGATGTTGATGCTGTGACTGAGGCAAATTGGTTGGCAATGCAGAAGCGAAGAGAAGTCCACCGTTGTTACTAGTGCCATCGGTTGACGTTTTCCCAGCTACGTTAATCGGAAATATGATGACATTAGAATCTTACAAAAACTTGTAGATCATCCATGTGCCTCATCCATTTTGTATTTACCTTGCACAGGGGTCGTTATATCAATGTAAGTTCCCGTTGGTGGTAGAAGTGTCGATGGTGGTCCTTTCGCATCACTGATGAACTGTATTTTTGCCTTctgtgaagaaaaaatcacaatcGATAATGATTTTGGTTAAATGATTGTCAATTGAATTTTACATAAAATCAGCGTTATGCGTTGAAAACCAATAAATTACCTTTTGAAACTGAATCTCACTCATTTGTTTCTGGTACTGTTCATAATCAGATCGCATAGCAACATTGCTAACACGCGGAGGAGGTTGCTGCTGCAGATGTGGAACGCTGCACCCTCCGGCGCTGTTACCAGCGTTGTCCTCGCCAATAGGTTCGCTGCGGACCTGCTGCGCCTCGGAACTGGTGAGATTTGTTTCAAACGGCGAGGGCAACGCAACCGtagtttgttgctgctttttgcgCAACAAACTGCGTTGCTGTTTGTTACCACCCGCAACGGTGGTATTGCTGCCAACGCCAACcgacgctgctgccgccgccgccatttgctgctgctgttgcaaatgctgttgctgctgctgttgctgagtaACAACATTGCTGCCTTGCAGGATGATTGGTTGAGCTACCTGCAACTGCTGtgcctgctgctgatgttgatgCAGATACTGGATCAGCTGTTGCTGGGCAACTGCCGCCTGatcatgctgctgttgctgctgctgctgccctaCGATCGGTGGAGTGGTTGCCGATCCGGCGGTTCCAGCTGGGGCGGAGGTCATACGACGCGCGCGAGGTCGCAGACCAATAGCTAACCCATCGAGAAAGGTTTCTTTCAGCGAAGAATCCTGTATTTCTAGCAAATGCTGCGCCAATACAGACGAATCGCTGCCGCTGCTGTCAAGCAGCATATTGGCTTGGTTTATCAGTTGATGGCTGTTCGCAAGCAATTGCTGatggagctgctgctgttgctggtgttgctgctggagttGCGCCTGCTGGATCTGTTGTTGGGCTGCTCCTTGAACGGGtgtctgttgttgttgttgttgttcgagaATTTCCTTGCTTGGCAGTtgaaaaatttgtttgttgttgacACGAATCGCCTCCGGAACCTCTCGCAAACCAGGCGGTCCCGTAAggagctgctgttgttgctgctgctgctgctgctgcaggtgctgatgctgttgctgtacCTGTTGCaactggtgctgctgttgctgctgctggtgttggttttGGGTAATGATCAACTGTTGggcttgttgctgctgctgttgcagctgctgctggtgcgcctgctgctgcaactgttGCATTTGTCCGTTGTTGAGAATGTTTTGCTGCTGGGCTGCGTTTGCGCTCATTAAGGAGTGGGGAAAATCAAGCAGTAACTGCACTACTCCGATATGACCGCCCTTGGCAGCTTCGATCAGCATGGTGCTGCTGTCCTTCAGCCGGTGGAACGGATCGGCGCCATTCTTCAACAGTAGCTCTACAACGTTCTGATGCCCACCGGTACACGCCAGCGAAAGCGGCGTGTGGTCGTTGTTCGTCGTGTGCCGGTTGACATCCGCTCCCTTCTCAATTAGAAACTTTACGATGCACCAGTGTCCGGCACGGCATGCCTTCATCAGTGGAGTGCGTCCTCCTTCTGACTCGTGCTCCAGTTCGGCCCCGTAGAACAGCAGTATGTCTGCTACTTCCGTATGACCGTTCTCGCACGCGTACGTCAGAGCCGTGTCTCCTGTCTGCGTCTGGGCATGTACGTTCGCACCGTTCTGGAGCAAAAACCGCACCAAATCGATGTGGCCCTCCTGTGCCGCTTCCATCAGCGGCGTAGAGGCACCGATCTCGATGTCTGCCCCGTTCTTGATGAGATATTCGGCCACCTCGATGAAGCCTCCGCAGCACGCTAGCGTAAGAGCCGTTTCCTGAGTTTCTTCAGTTTGAGCATTGATTTGCGCATCTGTTGAAACATGATACCATGGAttagagaaaataaatcaattaagtGTGTTTAGACTTACTCTGTTGTAGCAATAGTGCTACCATTTCCTCATGGCCCTCCCGTGCGGCTTCCATCAACGGAGTGTAGCCTTCATCGTTCACTTCTTCGATATTGGCGCCACGATCGATCAGTAGCATTGCTAGATCGACGTGTCCACCACAAGCCGCCAGTGTGAGCGGTGATTCGAATGAGTCCGTGGGCATATTAACCTGAGCCCCGGAGTCCAGCAGAAGTCGCGCCACCTCTACATGCCCATCCATGGAAGCTTCCATTAGGGCCGTGTGCATTTCGTCGGTTTTATGCTCCTGATCCGCACCGGCCTCCAACAGATAACGAACCATATCGAGATGGCCCTTGTAGCAGGCTAGCGTAAGTGCACTCTCCTTAAACTCATTCGAATGCGTGTTAATACCGGCGCCATGCTCCAGTAGGATCTGCAATTGAAAGTAGTCAAAGTTGATCAATCAGCTTAAGTTACATTCGCCGTCTAACAAcaactaacacacacacacacacacgtgaatGTGTGGCATGTTCCAGGGCCATCAGAtaagatcaaataaaaatcattaCTCATTTAGAAATGCTCGCACATCTAACCGCACACAGATCACAGGCAAACCGCAACCCATCTACATTGGTACGACATTAGAATCCACAACAAATGGGGGACTCAATAACGCCCTTACAACCTGAGAATGAACTTGTGATTTTCAATCGTTCCTCATGTAGAAGATGTATGTGCATTTGTCTAACAATAGAGTTCCGCTCTCGGGTCTAATCATTTGGAAGTTTAGATGGAAAGTTATCGGTACATAGCGATAAGAGTGATATTACCTTTGCAACC
This window harbors:
- the LOC128723638 gene encoding ankyrin repeat and KH domain-containing protein mask codes for the protein MQNAEQSGVKNREKIVKSVNQQTSSKSQLQQQPSSPSLSSSSSLCSSPPAEAEVAAELASASVLPSCLAGAETGAPAKSSSSTPSNNSSSSSNSSTIGGGSSSNCGRVGSGNSGVKTSGPSAATTTVAPAGAVATDSATSPSLSSSPLPAGKDVDDGTGSLVETSEQRSSAGAAKAHTRSSIASPAPSGSKAAAGAAAGALPPTTAVATADGASVVAGGEPNQSPTPDGSGGAICNNNSKNNDKTMSSAKSSTTATKPAPPSAAGNPNGPTAETAGGPSGKSAGTGSNTSGESKATVAVGATGSINDATKPAGAHGHPANGGGSTSNNSKPTSSNNKLSSSNSSPAKSDTETFSEIQPRVSDSSESEEESVSEILLACLCLRPDLLVDSFPLDQQSIEIPETECSDSCENDVDMDESDSCDNDADDNDDSEEDDEDDEDMVHSTVPGKFLLENDDDTDHERDEAAHALTRMKSSDGSPREKNMLSRTLIAACTDNDVNTVRRLLGEGNSLNEATEEGDSLLSLACSAGYFELAQVLLAMSAQVDDRGQKNDCTPLMEAASAGHVEIVELLLKHGADVNAQSSTGNTPLMYACAGGHEKSVKMLLEHNAKVEDHNENGHTPLMEAASAGHVGVAKILLEHGAGINTHSNEFKESALTLACYKGHLDMVRYLLEAGADQEHKTDEMHTALMEASMDGHVEVARLLLDSGAQVNMPTDSFESPLTLAACGGHVDLAMLLIDRGANIEEVNDEGYTPLMEAAREGHEEMVALLLQQNAQINAQTEETQETALTLACCGGFIEVAEYLIKNGADIEIGASTPLMEAAQEGHIDLVRFLLQNGANVHAQTQTGDTALTYACENGHTEVADILLFYGAELEHESEGGRTPLMKACRAGHWCIVKFLIEKGADVNRHTTNNDHTPLSLACTGGHQNVVELLLKNGADPFHRLKDSSTMLIEAAKGGHIGVVQLLLDFPHSLMSANAAQQQNILNNGQMQQLQQQAHQQQLQQQQQQAQQLIITQNQHQQQQQQHQLQQVQQQHQHLQQQQQQQQQQLLTGPPGLREVPEAIRVNNKQIFQLPSKEILEQQQQQQTPVQGAAQQQIQQAQLQQQHQQQQQLHQQLLANSHQLINQANMLLDSSGSDSSVLAQHLLEIQDSSLKETFLDGLAIGLRPRARRMTSAPAGTAGSATTPPIVGQQQQQQQHDQAAVAQQQLIQYLHQHQQQAQQLQVAQPIILQGSNVVTQQQQQQQHLQQQQQMAAAAAASVGVGSNTTVAGGNKQQRSLLRKKQQQTTVALPSPFETNLTSSEAQQVRSEPIGEDNAGNSAGGCSVPHLQQQPPPRVSNVAMRSDYEQYQKQMSEIQFQKKAKIQFISDAKGPPSTLLPPTGTYIAALPTNLPQSQHQHLQLATVAASVAGSVAAVSSVASSTLGALVAAGSSGTGTPLTAPSEVSQSTAISDRPKVKPVSKKDAKNNRKTAAAAAAAAAAAVATATASVQQQQPFWPLAGTNTAAGGGSNSVLQQNPMVSIYNNLSVIPSSDPNVQMLQQSMANLNLQSQSSATTATPTSVHQQLSQEGIASSGDKAPEKNAMMATSDEMQISDANAMISTGESPAPSAPKECQANALSTTSATTGESVRLDAASSGVTAIAGGSTVADCGAADGSDSASNASSTAASGSSSSINSSAAASSNNSTASSSTATTGESNGVCGGGGAGGEAIVSGGGDGADGDGSTTSSGSISAASSSSGSSSSSSSSSNSSDSSSTTTSGSCANNTAEGIDGGSGEGNAIGGEEGGTSGDSGGTVSSIDPDNQYNLFAMVDRKLMLKIAHRLLGDPTKSPSETPPMSRCAGSNLDPPASPPPTMMTNADIEYPELSRILCSFSRSDILPGPEFVQVHQHMQNIIQHKGGSNPIKLSDTADGHQYVEEGEEHLPVFNIEESDADGMTECVGRMYRTLDETLEPFHGEDGSVTQAHGSRESMYNYEWVDSIDDVIHVLNGCPDMPMALQQDMAANFSCQDIDMYANLIGLNSFCKTRWAGNQNQLTSGTSSPVEEDGSTVPVGDEQCAYRQGQTAASQLLTFDPQQPFSMDQIQLLSQIHQVSVSQASASGSVLHHQSATSGADGQQPKLVFNVDADKASQVHLLFQLPTLQSQQQTSQQDQQQHDHNLMLSSNNQQQQQQPLSAQQVTGQQQQQQQQQQQQQQCNIAAMQPHAAAAAAAAALQHAQLQQQLHAQGLVAAGHSGSVALQQHQQQARQQMQHMQTQSQGHQLQHLQAQGQQQQPQQQHCLQHAQMQVATQTPQHQQQVASVRGEEEMAPLVRTQHFALMEPTQPANAPAAGGGKMGGGGAGGGGGKKGDKNRKEKNRLTVPAVRHAPAGQQSGGQMQNYQFDANNVNGGRSVGGGMDVPPPGGNVQPFHGGNSLMPAQAGAVASERTIDVDSETDSNHDTALTLACAGGHEDMVELLITRGANIEHKDKKGFTPLILAATAGHEKVVDTLLRNGAEIEAQSERTKDTPLSLACSGGRYEVVELLLSMNANREHRNVSDYTPLSLAASGGYVNIIKLLLQHGAEINSRTGSKLGISPLMLAAMNGHVAAVKLLLDMGSDINAQIETNRNTALTLACFQGRHEVVSLLLDRKANVEHRAKTGLTPLMEAASGGYIDVGRVLLDKGADVNAAPVPSSRDTALTIAADKGHLKFVELLLSRGAAVEVKNKKGNSPLWLAANGGHLGVVELLCSAGGDIDSQDNRKVSCLMAAFRKGHTKVVKWMVGQVTQFPSDQEMTRYINTISEQELLEKCHDCVKVIRAAKDQQATKANINASILLKELDLERSREESRKAAAAKRRERKKRRRAEKREQQRLLEMGEDGAAGDGNNDEEEEEEEADDDKEEEEEEDVDSEHDEDELLLSAAMQQSANKNKNRGAASQVHSKPQHREKEGKGREKDKHKDADKGKDSSAASSSSHNQRQQQQQGTNGQLYQYRPISIPYQVQEEGDSGIDANSLGSCSSSEVKSSSNNAIEQKKNNKKRKQQQQQQQQQAQTARGAIASTNAAGAARAAKAAAVANAAGSGKTSNQGQQQQQQQQQSQGSNVSNNRQSKSPESASASTSNNNNVNTVVQDKNSKEKSRRQQDKELQQQQQLSGARDKRDKTVEKENVAPKDHDRSGVTAGVVKNDGKKASAGDHHHQQQSAGSVAGGAPMHHHQSNASSQGGVAASRKSIIVFGSGNRHGADQGDDFYGTGGGAAGSGGKKTHGNKTFYNTTNSDDYGHHGKVSSSSPMKQQQTASSSSAGGLPMSQQQQTSNGGVAGGVKREEGWKEVVRKSSVQQGGGGGGSSGGGGSSGSSSSPMECRKVQVPVHAISRVIGRAGSNINAIRAATGAHIEVEKQGKSQGDRSITIKGSQEATKQAHSLIVTLIKDPDVDILLMLPKHNVGSSSSATTQKSYGSSTAAGSAGSTSGGASTGASSGSGQVGSSTATTSQQSTSGLIVPTAIIPTNGPAPTMSAIVASGGIAAAAAAAAAAAAAAAASAAATNNSNPAAKGGKSVFGSLNKAPNGSAGGAGSGGVTATGNAMSNATGSGPSNSSKAPSIATSNANARPNAAKNLFLSSANASTTQQSRVITSTSNGNSTVVNSGSVPYAVAAGQGKDTKRQSLPSQGAQHQQSSAGGPGNASGPKGGSVQYHSGLPTGSSTSSVGTGGSATATAPFGSVGMSAMKMKSTGNKPTANAASVPQGGGTNAGSLSQQAAPTGSIVGSAGTFAKLVAADNNNAAVNGANQKKPNQSAGAPGAGSNANTGVVGQQQRNGASTTMPVQQSPVKGGAGGPPGGLPAPFGGTNAGSSGAPGSPLMIPKISLYIPPIGTSGPGPTIAEVSAVPPIPPISVPNTANPLAAPGSGRSITPIGQPPTAAVVSSAASSLASVSSASTIVSSGVSASSTSASVTTGPIGSRSVTTPSPLLQQQNINTSPPMVGGSGSAGASLGGPLHAKLQAIGQQPLGPPSPPPSNVYSLFNDPFGNNQWGASSAVGDVGKPPLYGGHHHQQQHQHHHLHHATQAPHHAQHHHQQHSSGGVVGGAGPSGVLAPFMENPPTLQVDASKAPGYRGNTISSPVSSKASSNATTPPSSSMSSHQHQHQQQHQQQHHQQQQQSQLHQSLQQQVNGSHAALQQHHQSQQQHAHQQQPPIGLGHMLSGGAGGNGSNSSTSPLAGAVGQQQQPPPPNMIGGHAVSSASPSGPGGVPTSVSGGGQHQQQPPSYPSPNESGNVVVGMKPTPPPPSMLGANNGSNAPGGAAGPGANGSGLAILRSMMNISSHIRPPGGGNGPPDYLGVGAGGGRDHTGLAQQPPVGSSRRPPMMFDSVVNLGGGGGGSGGPPDSLQSSYQPHLGLGGGTGGAGLPPISRLNPKASAFSGGGGVGPSVMQPAPHQPGKMNQSNNHQPYGAGGHGGGGGSGAGGAGMFHAPPPIGLGGGKYPSMSSYSLAPGRPNSQQQQQHGGNAGAGGPPPPGSGMHHRAGATSAANNWFSSELSHLQRDTLMGMENGLAMAALNAATASPTISPNNNSQHAANGGVGGLVAQQQQQQSMLDDARKQLPRAIGTERAWKYAGNGNVGLGGGGASVGSNAGGAGNMYNSGMVAYVGLDGPDLMNGGGASSAALAAAAAAAATGNQPWMNMDKNQFMGSGGAGGVGSGASQQHQQQQHQQQPPLPWLNPSTMGRQYMDDIHLTDHYQQLQMDYHVNIGGAGPSGQNQPNMNFMQYTFAPSNDMVGSTDLRPPWEHEKHGWSQNWPGH